TTACTTTATCTACAGTCATTCATTTAAACCTTGTCTTTTCCAACCCAGGATGTCTGGCAACCTGTCCCTCCTGAGGCCTCCATTAGTGGGTGTCACCGGGTCAATGCAACCCGCCCTCTCAAACATGTCCCAGTTTCCCCCTCTGGTTGACTGGGAGGCGCCCACCTTCACCCGAGCCGCCCAATTCCGGGTCGGCGCCACCTTAATCCTCTTCCTATTTGCCGCCTGCAGCAACCTTGCATTATTGGTCAGTGTGTGCCGGGGGCGTGGCCGGCGCCTGGCTTCTCACCTGCGACCACTCATCATGAGCCTGGCCGCCGCCGACCTGATGATGACCTTTGTGGTGATGCCACTGGACGCCATTTGGAACATCACGGTGCAGTGGTATGGCGGAGACGCCATGTGTAAGATGCTGTGCTTCCTCAAGCTGTTTGCCATGCACTCGTCAGCCTTCATCCTGGTGGTGGTCAGTTTGGACAGGCACCACGCCATCCTGCACCCGCTGGACTCACTCAACTCCCACCACAGGAACAAGAGGATGCTGGGTCTGGCCTGGGGCCTCAGCGTGCTTCTGGCTTTACCACAGGTGAGTTAAAACCCCGGTAGCCTTATTTACTATAAATAGTGTGGCACTCCAAGAAATTCAAGGTAAATTCCTTAAAGTGAAAGTGATTTTGATAATTCCTGGAATGTTGTTGAGATGTTGTGTTCATGCCAAGTGCAGCTCTAGCTGTGGGTTAGTCAAGGCACTTAGAAATGTATATTTACATTTGagcaatttagcagatgcttttatccgaAGCTACTTAgagtaagtgcattcatcttaagatagctaggtgagggcctcccgagtggtgcagcaggtctaaggcactgcatcgccaTGTTGCGGtctcactacagcctggggtttgaTCACCGGCCGTGACCTGGAGTCCCATATGGCGGAGCACAATTAATCCAGCAtcgtagggttaggggagggtttggctgggggagCTTTACTTTGCTGattgcgctctagtgactccttgtggcgggccgggcgcctgcaggctgacctcgtcgtcagttgaacggtgtttcctccaacatattGGTGCAGTAGGCTTCCAGGTTACGggggcaggtgttaagaagcgtcTTTTGGTCAGGTCATGTtacggaggacgcatgactcaactttcgcctctcccgagccagATCGGAATCACAAAATTTGtaagaaaaagggggtaaaaatgaCAGCTAGGTGAgataaccacatatcacagttgtCATAAGTACATTTTGCCTCAATACAGAAGTTTTTTTTGGGGGTGGGTAGCGAGGGGGGGAGACTAAGATGTCTTATTTAAGATATTCTTTGAAGAGGAAGGGTTTCAGTtgtttttggaagatgggcagAGACTCtgttgtcctagcttcagggggaagctcgTTCCAcaattggggtgccaggacagagaagagctttgccTGGGCTGAGCGGGAGTGTACACATTATCAATCAGTTTGCACAGATGTTTCAAGTACCAATTAACACTCTCGACCCAGTGGCTGTTCGGAGATGACAGGTGAAAGGATGGCTGAGGTCACCAATTGTGACAGATACTGAATTAATTTGGTCAAGGTCAAGCGTAcatctaatacacacacacatacacacacagtgacgAACGAGGAGGCATTACCTACGATTCTGTTCCTGCATGGTGTACTGTACTCAACTGTCATCTCTGCACACATACTGATGGACCTAAATGGGGATTTAATGAATATAGGCTGGGGATCTCCCTGGCTCTTTGGCACGGTGTTCCTTGAATCAAAAACACAATCCTGTCTGCTGTATCAAAAAAGGAAATTAAAGATGCCTCACAGTGTAATCTTGAATTTGTTTTGGGCTACAACCTATTCAAATTCACACTGCGGGGCATCTTTTTTTTCCctgtaaaaaaatacataaataaatatattacaaGTCATCTGATTTAGAATGTAGCCTAAGGAAATATAAAATGTACAGTAACATAATTTACTGTAGTTAGGATTATTCTTAGGTATATTCTTGCGCAGTGTGTAAAATGGTTTCAAAGAGTAATGGCATACTACTGCAGCACAACTTCAAAGTAGTACAGGCTTCTCTACATTGTTTGGATGACTTACTTCAAGCGGCAGGACTGTTTGCTTGAATGGGGGAGAGTGTCAAGGTGTGGGACGGGaggttcgggggggggggggcacgcgTCCCTCATAAGAATAGATTTATTAATCTGAGTAGACAAATAAGCCTAATTTGCTGTCAGAGTGGCGCCGGGGCTGCTGGGGAGTTTTATCAGTGCACCTGCTGGTAGGCGAGTGATTCACCACAGGGCATGAGCATCTTGAACGTCTCGCCTCAGGCTCTTCCCCTGTAATTTAATTTTCAGGGCTGCAGAGTGCAGAGGGGCACAACAGGATTTACGTATCAGTGCCACACCGTCAGAGATCCCACGTAATCACCACCCCTATGCAGCAGAGGGGCAAGAACAAGGGTGTAGATAGACAGATAGGGATATGCCTTCTGGAGTCTTCCTGGAAATGAGGAGGCATTTCAGCGAGAAATCTTTAAATTCCTGGCATGCTGATATTAGTTAGTTAATTGTGCCCCCCAGAGTGTGAAATGTGATTATATTCCTGAGAAATCGGAAAGTGCAACATCAGCAGTGGGAGGAGGGAGATGTTGTAAAAGCAAGTATTTAAAGACTGAAAACAATCTAACGTTTTATTAATACATGGGGGATTGGAAAACAAGTCAAATTGCATTGTTGCAAAAAGCGAACAACTCTGTCCCCAACTCAGATTGGATACAATTAGTATAAAATCATAAATCAATTCAGTATTTAGATATGTCTGTCATAGTGATTTATGTCCCCAAATAATTTTGAAAGCCATTGCAGAGTATGGATCCACCTTGAAAGTTACTGTGATGCTACTGATCATTGCATTCATTAATCAGAAAATACTTCGGACTTGACTCAGCCACTGCATTTTCTCATTAAACCACCCATTTCTGGCTAGTGCTCTGGCACAAAATAGCAGCCAAGACCTCAACTGAGTTTTATACTTTGAATGTAGATTAAATTATCCCCAACATAACCTAAAGTAGTACTGTAGTATCCCACTGTATTTACAGTAGGTGGATTGTCATGCATCTTagatgttgtggttgttgttacTCAGTGACTTCCTGTTCCCCAGCTGTTCATCTTCCGGGCCATCAAGGCCGAGGGCGTAGACTTCACCCAGTGTGTGACCCATGGCAGCTTCAAAGAGCGATGGCAGGAGACGGTCTACAACATGTTCTACTTCGTCACTCTCTACGTGTTCCCCCTGCTGGTCATGAGCTTCTGCTACACACACATCCTCATTGAGATCAATCAACAACTCCACAGGAACAAAGGTACAAGCTAGCTATTCCAATCTGGCAACCACAATACTTGCATGGCCAAAATGGCAAcctcagtaggcctatatgctgTTCCAACATTAATTATACATTAACAATGTTCAGGAGAGATCTGATAGCTACATTGGCTTTAGGAAGCTACTAACCAGTGCCATACTTTTCCAGCTGGCGAGTCCTGCCTGAGACGCAGTGGCACAAACATGATCCCCAAAGCACGAATGAAGACTCTAAAGATGACCATCATCATCGTGATGTCCTTCGTGGTCTGCTGGACACCCTACTACCTCCTGGGTATCTGGTACTGGTTCCAGCCGGAGATGCTGCAGGTCACGCCTGAATACATCCACCACGCCCTGTTTGTCTTCGGCAACCTGAACACATGTTTTGACCCGGTCATCTATGGCTTCTACATGCCTTCATTCCGGGCCGACCTGGCCATGTGCTGGTGCTATAGAAGAAGGGACATTAATATGTCGCCCAGGTCTCTGGACCGCCTGTCCACCCACCAGGGCCCCCACAGCGGAGAGCAGGACTCTGACGCCCCCGGTGTGGAACAGACCAAAGAGACTGGAGGTGACGGTAGATGACTGGCGCTGACAGTAAGTACATCTGTAAGGTTGGAGAGCTGAGGGAGAGCAGACCTGGAAATGAGCGGTACCAGGGAGTATGTAGACCGACCTACTTATTCTGTGAGGTGAAGACAGTGGCAGGCTAAACAGCACCGCCAAAATGTCTCCCCTCTGATTGTACGCCCATCTTTGACATTTTGAGGACATTGTTGAAGCATGGGAGGAGGCACTTGAGTTAGGGGTCAAGCCCAACCGGAGATGAAAGGGATAGATGGATAAAGAGACAAAACTATCTTGGAAGCCAAGGGTTCAAATCCTTCAGGATTACCTTACCCAGAAAATATATGTTTTCTGGGCCTAATCTACAGCGATAAGCACCATGGCTAAGGCAGTTCAGAGGTAGACTTGGGAGCCACCCTGATCTTGTGAGCTTACATGAATGGTTTGTTGTTTCCAAGAGGTCCAGAGGGAGGCAGAACAGAACCCACTGGGCTGCAACACGTTTCTGCCAACGTTGGGTATCCAGTTATACAGCAATAGTTAAGCACATGCCATTCTATTTCAATTACTATCAAATGGAAAGGCAAACTCATTTTAAGCGCCGTTCCACAACTTTCTACGAACCATTAAAACCCTTGGCTGTCCcctgatatatacagtgccttgcaaaagtattcggcccccttgaactttgagaccttttgccacatttcaggcttcaaacataaagatataaaactgtatttttctgtgaagaatcaacaacaagtgggacacaatcatgaagtggaacgacatttattggatatttcaaacttttttaacaaatcaaaaactgaaaaattgggcgtgcaaaattattcagcccccttaagttaatactttgtagcgccaccttttgctgcgattacagctgtaagtcgcttggggtatgtctctatcagttttgcacatcgagagactgaaattttttcccattcctccttgcaaaacagctcgagctcagtgaggttggatggagagcatttgtgaacagcagttttcagttctttccacagattctcgattggattcaggtctggattttgacttggccattctaacacctggatatgtttatttttgaaccattccattgtagattttgctttatgttttggatcattgtcttgttggaagacaaatctccgtcccagtctcaggtcttttgcagactccatcaggttttcttccagaatggtcctgtatttggctccatccatcttcccatcaattttaaccatcttccctgtccctgctgaagaaaagcaggcccaaaccatgatgctgccaccaccatgtttgacagtggggaaggtgtgttcagctgtgttgcttttacgccaaacataacgttttgcattgttgccaaaaagttcaattttggtttcatctgaccagagcaccttcttccacatgtttggtgtgtctcccaggtggcttgtggcaaactttaaacaacactttttatggatatctttaagaaatggctttcttcttgccactcttccataaaggccagatttgtgcaatatacgactgattgttgtcctatggacagagtctcccacctcagctgtagatctctgcagttcatccagagtgatcatgggcctcttggctgcatctctgatcagtcttctccttgtatgagctgaaagtttagagggacggccaggtcttggtagatttgcagtggtctgatactccttccatttcaatattatcgcttgcacagtgctccttgggatgtttaaagcttgggaaatatttttgtatccaaatccggctttaaacttcttcacaacagtatctcggacctgcctggtgtgttccttgttcttcatgatgctctttgcgcttttaacagacctctgagactatcacagtgcaggtgcatttatacggagacttgattacacacaggtggattgtatttatcatcattagtcatt
The genomic region above belongs to Oncorhynchus mykiss isolate Arlee chromosome 3, USDA_OmykA_1.1, whole genome shotgun sequence and contains:
- the LOC110513414 gene encoding gonadotropin-releasing hormone II receptor-like, whose amino-acid sequence is MIIMYVITIRIYMFYFIYSHSFKPCLFQPRMSGNLSLLRPPLVGVTGSMQPALSNMSQFPPLVDWEAPTFTRAAQFRVGATLILFLFAACSNLALLVSVCRGRGRRLASHLRPLIMSLAAADLMMTFVVMPLDAIWNITVQWYGGDAMCKMLCFLKLFAMHSSAFILVVVSLDRHHAILHPLDSLNSHHRNKRMLGLAWGLSVLLALPQLFIFRAIKAEGVDFTQCVTHGSFKERWQETVYNMFYFVTLYVFPLLVMSFCYTHILIEINQQLHRNKAGESCLRRSGTNMIPKARMKTLKMTIIIVMSFVVCWTPYYLLGIWYWFQPEMLQVTPEYIHHALFVFGNLNTCFDPVIYGFYMPSFRADLAMCWCYRRRDINMSPRSLDRLSTHQGPHSGEQDSDAPGVEQTKETGGDGR